In Xanthomonas sp. SI, the following are encoded in one genomic region:
- a CDS encoding helicase HerA-like domain-containing protein codes for MDPILLGKGLTDDIAVLLQPRLGNRHGLVAGATGTGKTVTLMTLAEGFSRIGVPVFMADVKGDVAGLAVAGDGSEKVLQRARDIGVADYAPAANPVVFWDLYGQLGHPVRTTVSEMGPTLLARILELNDTQAGVLDIVFKLADDRGLLLLDLDDLRALLALVVEQRKDVSTEYGLVSAPSVAAIQRALLRLAQDGGEGFFGEPALDLAELMRVGSDGRGVIGILAAAQLVLKPRLYSTFLLWLLSELFEKLPEVGDLDKPKLVFVFDEAHLLFDDAPPALVQRIEQVVRLIRSKGVGVYFCSQFPDDVPDNILGQLGNRVQHALRAYTPRDQKAVRTAAETFVANPKLDVAKAISQLGTGEALVSTLQDKGVPMPVQQTLIAPPRCRMGAISDAERAQVRAASVVGNRYDTAVNRDSAAEMLARRVEQVAEKTAAPAARTREQDDAQDSGFGQAVKDAVFGTKRRQGMLETMAKQTSRTVGNRIGQQIVRGIFGSIFGGKR; via the coding sequence ATGGACCCGATCCTGCTGGGCAAAGGCCTGACCGACGACATCGCAGTGCTGCTGCAGCCGCGCCTGGGCAATCGCCACGGTCTGGTCGCCGGGGCCACCGGCACCGGCAAGACCGTGACCCTGATGACCCTGGCCGAGGGCTTCTCGCGGATCGGCGTGCCGGTGTTCATGGCCGACGTGAAGGGCGACGTGGCCGGGCTGGCGGTGGCCGGCGACGGCAGCGAGAAGGTGCTGCAGCGCGCCAGGGACATCGGCGTGGCCGACTACGCCCCTGCCGCCAACCCGGTGGTGTTCTGGGACCTGTACGGCCAGCTCGGGCACCCAGTGCGCACCACCGTCAGCGAGATGGGGCCGACCCTGCTGGCGCGGATCCTGGAACTCAACGACACCCAGGCCGGGGTGCTCGACATCGTGTTCAAGCTGGCCGATGACCGCGGCCTGCTGCTGCTCGACCTGGACGACCTGCGCGCCTTGCTGGCGCTGGTGGTCGAGCAGCGCAAGGACGTCTCCACCGAATACGGCCTGGTCAGCGCACCGTCGGTGGCGGCGATCCAGCGCGCGCTGCTGCGCCTGGCGCAGGACGGCGGCGAAGGCTTCTTCGGCGAACCGGCGCTGGACCTGGCCGAACTGATGCGGGTCGGCAGCGACGGCCGCGGCGTGATCGGCATCCTCGCCGCCGCGCAGTTGGTGCTCAAGCCGCGCCTGTACTCCACCTTCCTGCTGTGGCTGCTGTCGGAGCTGTTCGAAAAATTGCCGGAAGTGGGCGACCTGGACAAGCCCAAGCTGGTGTTCGTGTTCGACGAGGCGCACCTGCTGTTCGACGACGCGCCGCCGGCGCTGGTGCAGCGCATCGAGCAGGTGGTGCGGCTGATCCGCTCCAAGGGCGTGGGCGTGTACTTCTGTTCGCAGTTCCCCGACGACGTGCCGGACAACATCCTCGGCCAACTCGGCAACCGCGTGCAGCACGCGCTGCGCGCCTACACCCCGCGCGACCAGAAAGCGGTGCGCACCGCCGCCGAGACCTTCGTCGCCAATCCCAAGCTGGACGTGGCCAAGGCCATTTCCCAGCTCGGCACCGGCGAGGCCCTGGTCTCGACGCTGCAGGACAAGGGCGTGCCGATGCCGGTGCAGCAGACCCTGATCGCGCCGCCGCGCTGCCGGATGGGCGCGATCTCCGACGCCGAGCGTGCGCAGGTCCGCGCCGCCAGCGTGGTCGGCAACCGCTACGACACCGCGGTCAACCGCGATTCGGCGGCGGAAATGCTGGCGCGCCGGGTCGAGCAGGTGGCCGAAAAGACTGCGGCACCGGCGGCGCGCACCCGCGAGCAGGACGACGCGCAGGACAGCGGCTTCGGCCAGGCGGTCAAGGACGCGGTGTTCGGCACCAAGCGCCGCCAGGGCATGCTGGAGACGATGGCCAAGCAGACCTCGCGCACTGTCGGCAACCGCATCGGCCAGCAGATCGTGCGCGGCATCTTCGGCAGCATCTTCGGCGGCAAGCGCTGA
- the nudK gene encoding GDP-mannose pyrophosphatase NudK, with protein MNPSATGNPRVRIEKVEVLSDNWYVLRKVTFDFQRSDGSWQTLSREAYDRGNGSTILLYSRAKQTVMLTRQFRLPTLLNGNPDGMLIEACAGLLDQHDAQTCIRKETEEETGYRIENVRKVFEAFMSPGSVTEKLYFFVGEYFDRDKVGTGGGVAAEGEEIEVLELALDVALAMIESGEIADGKTIMLLQYAKLHGVLG; from the coding sequence TTGAACCCATCCGCCACAGGCAATCCGCGTGTGCGTATCGAAAAGGTCGAGGTGCTGTCCGACAACTGGTACGTGCTGCGCAAGGTCACCTTCGATTTCCAGCGCAGCGACGGCAGCTGGCAGACGCTGTCGCGCGAGGCTTACGACCGCGGCAACGGCTCCACCATCCTGCTCTACAGCCGCGCCAAGCAGACGGTGATGCTGACCCGCCAGTTCCGGTTGCCGACGCTGCTCAACGGCAATCCCGACGGCATGCTGATCGAAGCCTGCGCCGGGCTGCTCGACCAGCACGATGCGCAGACCTGCATCCGCAAGGAGACCGAAGAGGAAACCGGCTACCGGATCGAGAACGTGCGCAAGGTGTTCGAGGCGTTCATGAGTCCGGGCTCGGTCACCGAAAAGCTGTATTTCTTCGTGGGCGAGTATTTCGATCGCGACAAGGTCGGCACGGGCGGCGGCGTTGCCGCCGAGGGCGAGGAGATCGAGGTGCTGGAACTGGCGCTCGACGTGGCGCTGGCGATGATCGAATCCGGCGAGATTGCCGATGGCAAGACCATCATGTTGTTGCAGTACGCCAAGCTGCATGGGGTGCTGGGGTAG